The Henckelia pumila isolate YLH828 chromosome 2, ASM3356847v2, whole genome shotgun sequence genome includes a window with the following:
- the LOC140884926 gene encoding LOW QUALITY PROTEIN: N-alpha-acetyltransferase MAK3-like (The sequence of the model RefSeq protein was modified relative to this genomic sequence to represent the inferred CDS: inserted 1 base in 1 codon) translates to MEQTKAEFDVSEIEYVSYGGEHHLPLIMDLVDKELSXPYSIFTYRYFVYLWPQLSFLAFHKGKCVGTVVCKMGDHRHTFRGYIAMLVVINPYRGRGIGDIRSRNYK, encoded by the exons ATGGAGCAGACAAAAGCAGAATTTGATGTGTCGGAGATAGAATATGTCAGCTACGGTGGGGAGCACCACCTGCCCCTCATAATGGACTTGGTTGATAAGGAGCTGA AACCGTATTCCATCTTCACTTATAGATACTTTGTCTATCTCTGGCCACAACTATCTTTCCTT GCATTCCACAAAGGCAAATGCGTGGGGACAGTGGTGTGCAAGATGGGAGATCATCGCCATACTTTCAGAGGATATATAGCCATGCTCGTAGTTATCAATCCTTATCGAGGCAGAGGAATTG GTGACATTAGAAGCAGAAATTACAAATAA